A genomic window from Streptomyces broussonetiae includes:
- a CDS encoding HNH endonuclease: MPHVLVLNASYEPLGVVPLRRALILVLENKAVSLEESGAYMHSATVTVPAPSVVRLKRFVRVPYRGPVPLTRRALFARDGGRCMYCGGVATSVDHVIPRSRGGKHVWDNVVASCRRCNHVKADRHLVELGWRLRHKPAPPTGLAWRIIGTGHRDPRWLPYLQPYGADDALARIDGISA; encoded by the coding sequence GTGCCGCATGTCCTGGTCCTCAACGCGTCGTACGAGCCGCTCGGCGTCGTACCGCTCCGCCGCGCGCTCATCCTCGTCCTGGAGAACAAGGCTGTCTCCCTCGAGGAATCCGGCGCCTATATGCACAGCGCGACCGTCACAGTCCCCGCACCCAGCGTGGTCCGGCTCAAGCGATTCGTGCGGGTTCCCTACCGTGGCCCCGTTCCTCTCACCCGCCGTGCGCTCTTCGCGCGCGACGGCGGCCGGTGCATGTACTGCGGTGGCGTCGCAACCAGCGTCGACCACGTCATCCCGCGCAGCCGCGGGGGCAAGCACGTCTGGGACAACGTGGTGGCGTCCTGCCGCCGCTGCAACCACGTCAAGGCCGACCGCCATCTCGTCGAGCTGGGCTGGCGCCTGCGCCACAAACCCGCTCCGCCGACCGGCCTGGCCTGGCGCATCATCGGCACCGGCCACAGGGACCCGCGCTGGTTGCCCTACTTGCAGCCGTACGGCGCGGATGACGCCTTGGCCCGGATCGACGGCATCTCTGCCTAG
- a CDS encoding mechanosensitive ion channel family protein, translated as MSSLPVVLPAVGASPSPSPSGSTQPAVPSLQDAQESATNAASWVEQNWSTWLAMGLQILLIVVTAVALRAVVRRAITKLIERMGRTAQAMDGSALGGLLVNAERRRQRSAAIGSVLRSVASFLIMGTAALMVLSTFKINLAPLLASAGVAGVAIGFGARNLVTDFLSGVFMILEDQYGVGDVIDAGVATGEVVEVGLRVTKLRGADGEIWYVRNGEVKRIGNLSQGWATAGVDVTVRSSEDPDKVKETLDTVAEHMSKEEPWNELLWGPIEVLGLDSVLIDSMVVRVSAKTMPGKALTVERELRWRIKRAFDGAHIRIVGGATSVEDAEDTPDPTASVAAPSAFSNADSAQAKAATPIVLQQPDPPVK; from the coding sequence GTGTCGTCCTTGCCCGTCGTCCTGCCGGCCGTCGGTGCGTCCCCGTCTCCCTCGCCCTCCGGGTCGACGCAGCCGGCCGTGCCCTCGCTCCAGGACGCCCAGGAGAGCGCGACGAACGCGGCGAGCTGGGTCGAGCAGAACTGGTCGACGTGGCTCGCGATGGGTCTGCAGATCCTGCTGATCGTGGTGACCGCGGTCGCGCTCCGAGCGGTGGTGCGGCGGGCGATCACCAAGCTGATAGAGCGCATGGGCCGGACCGCGCAGGCCATGGACGGCTCCGCGCTGGGCGGGCTGCTGGTGAACGCCGAGCGGCGGCGGCAGCGGTCGGCGGCGATAGGTTCGGTGCTCCGGTCGGTGGCGAGCTTCCTGATCATGGGCACGGCGGCGCTGATGGTGCTGTCCACCTTCAAGATCAACCTGGCGCCGCTGCTGGCGTCGGCCGGGGTGGCCGGCGTGGCGATCGGTTTCGGCGCGCGCAACCTGGTCACGGACTTCCTGTCCGGCGTGTTCATGATCCTGGAGGACCAGTACGGCGTCGGTGACGTGATCGATGCGGGCGTGGCGACCGGCGAGGTGGTCGAGGTCGGGCTGCGGGTGACCAAGCTGCGCGGCGCGGACGGCGAGATCTGGTACGTCCGCAACGGCGAGGTCAAGCGGATCGGCAACCTCTCGCAGGGCTGGGCGACGGCCGGGGTCGATGTGACGGTGCGCTCGAGCGAGGACCCGGACAAGGTCAAGGAGACGCTGGACACGGTCGCCGAGCACATGAGCAAGGAAGAGCCCTGGAACGAGCTGCTGTGGGGCCCGATCGAGGTGCTCGGCCTGGACTCGGTCCTGATCGACTCCATGGTGGTCCGGGTCTCGGCCAAGACGATGCCGGGCAAGGCGCTGACGGTGGAGCGCGAGCTGCGCTGGCGGATCAAGCGGGCCTTCGACGGGGCGCACATCCGCATCGTGGGCGGCGCCACGTCCGTGGAGGACGCAGAGGACACCCCCGACCCGACGGCGTCGGTCGCGGCCCCGTCGGCCTTCTCCAACGCGGACTCCGCGCAGGCGAAGGCGGCGACGCCGATAGTTCTGCAGCAGCCGGATCCTCCGGTCAAGTAG
- a CDS encoding ROK family transcriptional regulator, whose amino-acid sequence MAGTAGTPGTPRVLRAMNDRAALDLLLEHGPLSRTRIGKLTGLSKPTASQLLARLEAAGLVRVTGTSEGRPGPNAQLYAVHPGAAHAAGLDVTPERIRAAVADITGRTVGEYELPTPGRRPAQPVVQRVTDALDGAVKAAGLARRDVHRLVIGTPGAFDPNTGRLRYASHLPGWHSPALLDDLAAALPMPVEYENDVNLVALAEQRLGAARGHGDFVLLWNQEGLGAALILGGRLHRGWTGGAGEVGFLPVPGTPLVRQVTKANSGGYQELAGSQAVPGLARELGITDVPSGPYTEVAAALVARAADHTRGPYRELLQTYATRLATGLASLVSVLDPELVVLSGSALTAGGEVLRALVQAELEELAAARPRLVVGDVREHPVLRGALESALAATRDEVFDTSR is encoded by the coding sequence ATGGCAGGAACCGCCGGTACGCCGGGCACCCCTCGCGTCCTGCGCGCCATGAACGACCGCGCCGCCCTGGACCTGCTGCTGGAGCACGGGCCGCTGTCGCGCACCCGGATCGGCAAGCTCACCGGCCTGTCCAAGCCCACCGCCTCCCAGCTGCTGGCCCGTCTCGAGGCGGCCGGACTGGTCCGGGTCACCGGCACCAGCGAGGGCCGGCCGGGCCCCAACGCCCAGCTGTACGCGGTGCATCCCGGCGCCGCGCACGCCGCCGGGCTCGACGTCACCCCGGAACGCATCCGTGCCGCCGTCGCCGACATCACCGGCCGCACGGTCGGCGAGTACGAACTGCCCACCCCTGGGCGCCGTCCCGCGCAGCCCGTCGTCCAGCGGGTGACGGACGCGCTCGACGGCGCGGTGAAGGCGGCCGGGCTCGCGCGCCGCGACGTGCACCGGCTGGTCATCGGCACCCCGGGCGCCTTCGACCCCAACACCGGCCGGCTGCGCTACGCCTCCCACCTGCCCGGCTGGCACTCCCCCGCGCTGCTCGACGACCTCGCCGCGGCCCTGCCGATGCCGGTGGAGTACGAGAACGACGTCAACCTCGTCGCCCTCGCCGAACAACGGCTCGGCGCGGCCCGGGGCCACGGGGACTTCGTCCTGCTGTGGAACCAGGAGGGGCTCGGCGCCGCCCTGATCCTCGGCGGCCGGCTGCACCGGGGCTGGACGGGCGGCGCCGGCGAGGTCGGCTTCCTGCCGGTGCCGGGCACGCCCCTGGTGCGCCAGGTGACCAAGGCCAACAGCGGCGGCTACCAGGAGCTGGCCGGCTCCCAGGCCGTACCCGGACTGGCCCGCGAACTCGGCATCACGGACGTGCCGTCGGGGCCGTACACCGAGGTCGCCGCCGCACTGGTCGCCCGCGCCGCCGACCACACCCGCGGCCCCTACCGTGAGCTGCTGCAGACCTACGCGACCCGGCTGGCCACCGGTCTCGCCTCGCTCGTCTCCGTCCTCGACCCCGAACTCGTCGTCCTCAGCGGCTCCGCCCTGACGGCCGGCGGCGAGGTCCTGCGCGCCCTCGTCCAGGCCGAGCTGGAGGAGCTGGCGGCGGCCCGGCCCCGGCTGGTCGTCGGCGACGTCCGCGAACACCCCGTCCTGCGCGGCGCGTTGGAGAGCGCACTCGCCGCCACCCGCGACGAGGTCTTCGACACCTCGCGCTGA